A window of Citrus sinensis cultivar Valencia sweet orange chromosome 7, DVS_A1.0, whole genome shotgun sequence contains these coding sequences:
- the LOC102627203 gene encoding probable LRR receptor-like serine/threonine-protein kinase At4g37250: MNSSCFNLYLWWRVLVVLVFICGVVVQSLGLNTDGVLLLSFKYSVLSDPLGVLGSWNYNDENPCSWNGVTCASPGEGNNDSRVIGLALPNSQLLGSIPADLGMIEFLQYLDLSNNSLNGSLSFSLFNASQLRNLDLSNNLISGHLPETMGSLQNLQLLNLSDNALAGKLPVSLTTLQSLTVVSLKNNYFSDGLPSKFNSVQVLDLSSNLINGSLPPDIGGYSLRYLNLSYNRLSGEIPPQFGEKIPVNATIDLSFNNLTGEIPESNVFMNQESSSFSGNLDLCGQPTKNPCPIPSSPFDLPNTTAPTSPPAIAAIPKSIDSTPATNPDDGSVSKPRQEGSQGLRPGTIIGIVIGDIAGIGILAVVFFYVYRLIKRKNVESTLKKEANSAKDTVSFSPSSSSSESRGFTRWSCLRKRGDGDEESDASVSDVEDNYHSGRKLSVDNQRQQDHVHERQNKKGTLVIVDGDKELELETLLKASAYILGASGSSIMYKAVLEDGTALAVRRIGENSVDRFRDFETQVRVIAKLVHPNLVRIRGFYWGVDEKLIIYDFVPNGSLANARYRKMGSSPCHLPWEARLKIAKGVARGLAFLHEKKHVHGNLKPRNVLLGNDMEPKIGDFGLERLVTGDTSSSKAGGSARNFGSKRSTASRDSFQDLGPGPSPSPSPSPSSLGGISPYHAPESLRSIKPNPKWDVYSFGVILLELLTGKVIVVDELGQGNGLLVEDKNRAIRLADAAIRADFEGKEEALLSCFKLGYSCASPLPQKRPSMKEALQALEKIPSSPSPYLYGH, encoded by the exons ATGAATTCGTCTTGTTTTAATCTCTATTTATGGTGGAGGGTTCTTgttgttttagtttttatttgtggaGTTGTTGTTCAATCTCTTGGGCTTAACACAGACGGTGttcttttgctttctttcAAGTACTCAGTTCTCAGTGACCCTCTTGGCGTTCTTGGAAGCTGGAACTACAATGATGAAAATCCATGCTCGTGGAATGGAGTCACATGTGCAAGTCCAGGCGAAGGCAACAACGACTCTCGTGTTATAGGCTTGGCTCTTCCAAATTCTCAGCTGCTTGGCTCAATTCCTGCCGATCTTGGCATGATTGAATTCCTTCAATATCTTGATCTTTCCAACAATTCTTTAAATGGCtcactttctttctctcttttcaacGCATCCCAGCTTCGGAATCTTGACTTGTCAAACAACTTGATTTCTGGTCATTTACCAGAAACAATGGGGTCGTTACAGAACCTTCAACTTCTTAATCTCTCTGATAATGCCTTGGCGGGAAAGCTACCTGTCAGTCTCACCACTTTGCAAAGCTTAACAGTTGTTtccttgaaaaataattacttttcagATGGTCTTCCTAGCAAATTCAACTCTGTTCAAGTTCTAGATCTCTCCTCAAATCTTATCAATGGATCTTTGCCTCCTGATATTGGAGGCTACAGTCTTCGTTACTTAAACCTCTCTTACAACAGACTTTCCGGCGAAATTCCGCCCCAATTCGGGGAGAAAATCCCAGTTAATGCTACAATTGATCTCTCATTTAACAACCTTACCGGGGAAATCCCGGAATCTAATGTTTTTATGAACCAAGAAAGCAGTTCATTTTCCGGAAATCTTGATCTCTGTGGCCAACCCACAAAGAATCCATGTCCAATCCCTTCTTCACCTTTTGATCTTCCAAATACCACAGCACCAACTTCTCCTCCTGCAATTGCTGCAATTCCAAAATCCATTGACTCAACTCCAGCAACAAACCCTGATGATGGATCGGTCAGTAAACCTCGGCAAGAAGGTTCGCAAGGGCTGAGACCGGGGACTATAATTGGTATTGTCATTGGAGATATTGCAGGAATTGGAATTCTTgctgttgttttcttttacgTTTACCggttaataaaaagaaagaacgtTGAATCCACACTCAAGAAGGAGGCTAATTCAGCAAAAGATACTGTTTCCTTTTCGccatcttcttcatcttcagagtCAAGAGGATTCACAAGATGGTCATGTTTGCGCAAAAGAGGCGACGGTGATGAAGAATCAGATGCTTCGGTCTCTGATGTTGAAGATAATTACCATAGCGGTCGAAAATTAAGTGTGGATAATCAACGGCAGCAAGACCATGTCCATGAGCGACAAAACAAGAAAGGGACATTGGTGATCGTTGATGGAGACAAGGAACTTGAGCTCGAGACTTTACTCAAAGCTTCAGCTTATATACTTGGTGCGTCTGGTTCAAGCATAATGTACAAGGCAGTTCTTGAGGATGGCACTGCACTTGCGGTTCGTAGAATTGGGGAGAACAGTGTCGACCGGTTCAGGGATTTCGAGACCCAGGTCCGAGTCATAGCCAAATTGGTGCACCCCAATTTGGTTCGTATTCGTGGGTTCTATTGGGGAGTTGATGAGAAGCTTATTATCTATGATTTTGTCCCAAATGGCAGCCTTGCCAATGCTCGTTACA GGAAAATGGGCTCATCGCCTTGTCATCTACCATGGGAGGCCCGGCTGAAGATAGCGAAAGGAGTCGCACGTGGGCTGGCCTTCCTCCACGAGAAAAAGCATGTGCATGGAAATTTGAAGCCCCGGAATGTTCTTTTGGGTAACGATATGGAGCCCAAAATTGGAGATTTTGGTCTTGAACGGCTTGTAACGGGTGATACGAGCTCCTCCAAAGCGGGAGGGTCGGCAAGAAATTTCGGAAGCAAGAGGTCTACGGCGTCCCGAGATAGTTTCCAAGATCTTGGACCTGGGCCTAGTCCAAGTCCAAGTCCTAGTCCAAGCTCTTTAGGAGGCATATCACCTTACCATGCACCTGAGTCACTGCGGAGCATTAAGCCTAATCCCAAGTGGGATGTCTACTCGTTTGGGGTTATATTGCTTGAGCTTCTAACTGGAAAGGTCATAGTTGTGGACGAGTTGGGTCAAGGGAATGGGCTTTTGGTTGAAGATAAGAACCGTGCTATTAGGCTCGCCGATGCAGCAATACGGGCTGATTTTGAGGGCAAAGAGGAGGCCTTGTTGTCCTGCTTCAAGCTAGGATACAGTTGTGCATCTCCTCTCCCACAAAAGAGACCATCAATGAAGGAAGCTCTCCAAGCTCTCGAGAAAATTCCTTCTTCACCTTCACCCTACCTTTACGGTCACTAA
- the LOC102626934 gene encoding putative oxidoreductase C1F5.03c codes for MAATLLAPSSAPTYLPGLRLTLIGSRKLSKTTTFINCSAAQASPPMDGQRHSKKHVAVCGGGIIGVCTAYFLAKKGAAVTLIEKSSVACAASGKAGGFLALDWCDGGPLSSLARASFNLHRSLAEELNGPDNYGYRALTTLSLTVTESQQSGSKPSNKANSLIPSWVDGPARSPTTIGSTQTTAQVHPQLFTKTLLNKAVNDYGLEVVIGKVERVGVGEGGRVESVMIEGGRVVESDAVVLALGPWSGKFELLASMFRVSGLKAHSIILEPKEADAITPHALFLSYYPAQGEGGKPMDPEVYPRPTGEVYLCGMSSEQEVPDDPETVSGDPASIQVLKRVARTVSSHLGEEAQVKAEQACFLPCTDDGVPVIGELPGIKGCYVGTGHNCWGILNGPATGAALAELVMDGCASIVDLSRFSPARFGRPSA; via the exons ATGGCCGCAACATTGCTCGCGCCATCGTCAGCTCCCACATATCTTCCTGGTCTCCGACTGACTCTAATAGGCTCTAGAAAATTGTCCAAAACAACCACCTTCATCAACTGCTCCGCAGCACAAGCATCACCTCCCATGGACGGCCAGCGCCACTCCAAAAAACACGTGGCAGTTTGCGGTGGCGGCATCATCGGTGTTTGCACTGCTTACTTCTTGGCCAAAAAAGGCGCCGCTGTCACACTCATTGAGAAATCCTCCGTGGCATGCGCCGCATCCGGGAAAGCCGGAGGATTCCTCGCTTTAGACTGGTGCGATGGTGGGCCTCTCTCTTCATTAGCCCGTGCGAGCTTCAATCTCCACCGTTCGCTGGCCGAAGAACTCAACGGCCCAGACAATTACGGGTACCGAGCGCTTACGACTCTCAGCCTCACCGTAACGGAATCGCAGCAAAGCGGTTCGAAACCCTCAAATAAGGCCAACTCTCTTATCCCTTCGTGGGTTGATGGGCCGGCTAGAAGTCCGACTACAATTGGGTCGACCCAGACAACGGCCCAGGTTCATCCGCAGTTGTTTACAAAAACATTGCTGAACAAAGCTGTGAATGATTATGGACTGGAGGTGGTGATAGGGAAAGTGGAGCGCGTGGGTGTTGGCGAAGGAGGGCGAGTTGAGTCGGTAATGATAGAGGGTGGGCGAGTTGTTGAGTCGGACGCTGTCGTTTTGGCGCTTGGGCCGTGGTCTGGTAAATTTGAATTGTTGGCTTCCATGTTCAGAGTGTCTGGTCTCAAGGCTCATAGTATCATTTTGGAGCCGAAAGAGGCTGATGCCATAACCCCCCATGCACTGTTTTTGAGTTATTATCCGGCTCAGGGAGAGGGTGGCAAGCCTATGGACCCTGAAGTGTATCCTCGCCCTACTG GGGAGGTTTACTTGTGTGGGATGTCATCTGAGCAAGAAGTTCCAGATGATCCAGAAACAGTTTCAGGAGATCCTGCATCTATACAGGTGCTAAAGAGGGTGGCTAGGACAGTGTCAAGCCATTTAGGGGAAGAGGCACAAGTGAAGGCAGAGCAAGCATGTTTCCTGCCATGTACTGATGATGGTGTGCCTGTAATAGGCGAACTTCCAGGTATTAAAGGTTGTTACGTGGGTACTGGGCATAATTGCTGGGGTATTCTAAATGGTCCAGCCACTGGGGCTGCTCTGGCTGAGCTTGTGATGGATGGTTGTGCTAGCATTGTCGATCTTAGTCGCTTTAGTCCTGCAAGATTCGGTCGGCCGTCGGCGTAG